The Cynocephalus volans isolate mCynVol1 chromosome 16, mCynVol1.pri, whole genome shotgun sequence DNA segment CTGTTCCTTCATCTGTGGGTGCTTCCCACACACACCTCCCCCAGCCCAACCCAGTTGTGTTGTATTTATTTACAGTCTGCCTCCCCTATGGGATGGGTTCCTCAGAGTTAGGGACAGTGTCTTGCTCAGCTCTGGACATCTGGCGCATAACACAGAGTCTGACACATAgaacattttcaataaatgtttgtggaaaacaTTACAAGTGCATGATAATTTTGTTGTGATATATGATCATTATAATTGTAAAACTAATATTCGACCATACATTCTATGCTGGGCACTGTGTTAGGTGCTTGATGAGCATATTTTTTAATCCTCAGACAACTCCCTTCCTACTAGGTGAGTTTTCTTCTCACTCTTTTTCAGTGtagaaaactaaggcttagaaaATCTAAGGACTTCCCCAAGCCATATAATGACAATTGGCAGAACTCAGCTTCTTGAACCCAACGCTGTACCCCTCGCTAGATGCTGATCGACTGATGGTACAGGCACAGAAAGCAAAGGAAACCAGCCTGTGTGGAACAAAGAGCCCTCGGAACATGGCAGTCAGAACACAGGCTTTGGTGCCAGACAGATTTGAGTTTGGTTCCAGATCTACCACCACTAGCTGTGGAACCCAAGACAAATAATTTAGTTCCTCTGCCTCAGCTGTTCTGTCTCTAAAATGGAGAGAAGACTACCCATATCTGCAAAGAACTGTTGTAAAAAGTGACATGAGATGATAGATACAAAACACGCAGCACAATGCATGGCCCATGGTAAGTACCTGGGAgtttgtggtggtgatggtagcaatggtggtggtggtggtggtggtggtgatggtgatgatggtggtgatggtggtggtggtggtgatggtggtgatggtggtgatgatggtggtggtcgtggtgatggtggtggtggtggtggtggtgatggtgatggtgatggtggtgatgatggatatggtggtgatgatggtggtggtgctggtgctggtggtgatggtggtggtggtggtggtggtggtggtgatggtgatgatggtggcgttggtggtggagatggtggtgatgatggtggtggtggtggtggtggtggtggtgatggtggtgatgatggtggtgatggtgatggtggtgatggtggtgatggtggtggtggtgatggtgatggtggtggtggtgatggtgttgatggtggtgatggtggtgattgtggtggtgatggtgatggtggtgatgatggatatggtggtgatgatggtggtggtgctggtgctagtggtgatggtggtggtgctggtggtgatggtgatgatggtggtgatggtggtgatggtggtggtgatcgatatggtggtgatgatggtggtggtggtggtgatggtggtggtggtggtggtggtgatggtgatggtgatggtggtggtgatggtggtggtggtgatggtgttgatggtggtgatggtggtgatgatggtggtggtgctggtgctagtggtgatggtgatggtgatggtggtgatgatggatatggtggtgatgatggtggtggtggtggtgatgatggtggtggtgctggtgctagtggtgatggtggtggtggtggtggtggtagtgatggtgatgatggtggtgatggtggtggtgatggtggtgatgatgatggtggtggtggtggtgatggtgatgatggtggtgatggtggtggtcgtggtgatggtggttgtggtggtgatggtggtgatgatgatggtggtggtggtggtggtggtgatggtggtgatgatggtggtggtcgtggtgatggtggtggtggtggtggtgatggtgatgatggtggtgatggtggtggtgatggatatggtggtgatgatggtggtggtggtggtggtggtgatggtggtggtgatggtgatggtgatggtggtgatgatggatatggtggtgatgatggtggtggtggtggtgatggtgatggtggtggtgatggtggtggtggtgatggtgttgatggtggtggtgatgatggtggtggtggtggtggtggtgatggtggtgatgatggtggtggtggtggtgatgatggtggtggtggtggtgatggtggtgatggtggtggtgatggtggtggtgctggtggtgttgatggtgatggtgctggtgctggtgctggtggtggtggtggtggtgatgatggtggtggtggtggttgtggtggtggtggtgatagtagCAGTAAAAGGCCATGGCAGCATCCATGGTATTGacggtggtgatgacagtgacaatAATTATTTCATCCCAGAACTTTAATGACCACAATACCACCAAAACCCAACCTCATAACAGTGAAAACAGGccccatcaagaagacaaaaaatgccCAAAGTGTTGAAGgaatagaaaactataaaatattaaagcaGGAAAAATGATTAACATGATCCGTACGCTATCACACCCAACAGACAGGGAAAGCAAAGACCCAAGTGGGGACAGTGGTTTGCCCAGAGTCTCAGATCTGCTGCTGGCCAGGCTAAAACTAGGCCCAGGTCTTCTGATCCAAGTCAATCTGCACAAGAACCATGTGAGTGCTCACTGTGTGCAGGGCACTGGCTTGTGTCCTGGGAACCCAAGGACATGAACACAGGAGGGACATCAGACAGAGCACAGCAGAGAGCACTCTGTTCtctggagggaggagagaagagccACCAATATGCTCCAGAAAGCCTGCTCAAGGGCCAAAGGGGAAAGGCCACCCCAAACCCACCGACTCGGTGGAGCAAGCTCAGCACAGCCGCCAAGAGAAGCCCAGAGGGTGGGGGGACTCGGGAAGCTCGAGTTGATTTTAGCAAAAAATGAGTGACAGGAGTAGGAGTTGTAAACACCTCgagagggggtggagagaggaAATCAAGTGCACAAATTAGGGATGATATGAAATTAATGGCTACTTAAAAGACTTATGCTAATTTAACATCTTTGTAAGTAATGAAAAAATATGACTGGTAGGAAAAGACTGGCAAAATATTTACCGACAAGaggcaaaataagaaaatatttgaaaagaatgcAGCACATAAATAAATGCCTCGAGATGGCAATTCCTAGGAAATTACATTCTTCTTACAGGCACAGAGGCCACC contains these protein-coding regions:
- the LOC134364469 gene encoding basic proline-rich protein-like, whose protein sequence is SPPPPQPPPPPSSPPPPPPAPAPAPSPSTPPAPPPSPPPSPPSPPPPPSSPPPPPSSPPSPPPPPPPSSPPPSTPSPPPPSPPPSPSPPPPPSSPPYPSSPPSPSPSPPPSPPPPPPPSSPPYPSPPPSPPSSPSPPPPPPSPRPPPSSPPSPPPPPPPSSSPPSPPQPPSPRPPPSPPSSPSPPPPPSSSPPSPPPSPPSSPSLPPPPPPPSPLAPAPPPSSPPPPPSSPPYPSSPPSPSPSPLAPAPPPSSPPSPPSTPSPPPPSPPPSPSPSPPPPPPPSPPPPPSSPPYRSPPPSPPSPPSSPSPPAPPPSPLAPAPPPSSPPYPSSPPSPSPPQSPPSPPSTPSPPPPSPSPPPPSPPSPPSPSPPSSPPSPPPPPPPPPSSPPSPPPTPPSSPSPPPPPPPPPSPPAPAPPPSSPPYPSSPPSPSPSPPPPPPPSPRPPPSSPPSPPSPPPPPSPPSSPSPPPPPP